In one window of Henckelia pumila isolate YLH828 chromosome 1, ASM3356847v2, whole genome shotgun sequence DNA:
- the LOC140865851 gene encoding uncharacterized protein, with the protein MVPPVAAADDDPVVDAVFTIVNADKEDSMRDLAESALQFYNDTKMKNFKLVKVCKINRGTTYFAVTFRAREGGSEESTLFRGAVHCAGGEKPVFCEIKDGEVTLLPSDDDYVGSHGSCDSKDCFPVI; encoded by the exons ATGGTGCCACCTGTTGCTGCTGCTGATGATGATCCAGTGGTGGATGCAGTATTCACGATTGTGAATGCGGACAAAGAAGATTCTATGAGAGATTTGGCGGAATCAGCTTTGCAATTTTACAATGACACCAAA ATGAAAAATTTCAAGCTTGTGAAAGTTTGCAAGATCAACCGTGGAACTACATATTTCGCTGTGACTTTTAGAGCACGGGAAGGAGGAAGTGAGGAGAGTACACTTTTTCGAGGTGCTGTTCATTGTGCGGGTGGGGAAAAGCCAGTGTTTTGTGAAATCAAG gaCGGTGAAGTCACACTTCTGCCCAGTGACGACGATTATGTCGGTTCACATGGATCATGTGACAGTAAAGACTGCTTCCCTGTCATATGA